The nucleotide window TGGTATATTTCATAAAGTTGGAAAGGAATACACCACAATCAAATCTTCAGCCCTGACAATGGTAAAAACGAGGTTACCTTGGATCATAATAGGAGTTTTGGGAGGAACAATTACAGCTTCCATCATAACCAGTTTTGAACATGTTTTGAACACCTTGCTGGCTCTCGCAGCTTTTGCCCCAGTTTTGGCATATCTAAGTGATGCTGTTGGCACTCAGTCAGAAACCCTAGCTGTCCGAAGCATAGCTCTTGACCCAAAACTCTCTTTGAAGTCTTATTTTATAAGAGAGTTTGCTGTTGCACTTTCTCTTGCGTTAGCGTGCGGATTGCTGCTTTCAACAATTGCCTTTGTAGGTTGGCAAAACTCTACGCTAGGGCTTATCGTTGGGCTGTCCATGTTCCTGAGCATAATTTCCGCTGTCTTAATTTCAACAGGCTTCCCCTTCCTGTTCAAGAAAGCTAACTTAGACCCAGCTGTTGGATCTGGACCTTTCGCAACAATGATAAGTGATGCAGCTACTGTAACGATATACTTCACAGTAGCTTCGATCTTACTGGCGTCTTTTGGTCTTATGTAAAGAAGTCGTTGATTTTGAGACTTTTCAGAAAATGATGAAGAGTTCTCTAAGCAAAGCGTAATAGGTACAAGAAGCTAGTTGTACAGAGTAGGTTGGAGACATTGATATGTCATACAAAAAAACTTTGCATGTCTATTCTTCAGGTGCAGTAGCTCCACCCGTCAAGAAATGTGCTAAAGAGTTTACGGCAAAGTTTGGCACGAATTTTGAATTTACTGTGGGGAAAGCTGAAAACCTCATTTCAGAGATTTCAGAGCTTAAGAGAGGCGACATACTGACATGTGGAGCTGAATTCATTCTTGATGAAGCACAGGAAAGAGGATTGATTCTTAGACACACAAGGAGAAGCGTTGGCTACAGGAGATCTGCTATTCTTGTGCCAATGGGGAATCCAAAGAAGATGAAATCAATTTCTGATTTGGCTAGGGAAGGAGTTAGAGTTGGAATTTCAGTTAGTGGGTGCTTGTTAGGAGTATGGGATGACATTTCTAGCAAAGCTGGACTCACCGATCGCATAAGAAGGAATGTTACGGATTTTGCTGATGGATGTGGGGCCGTCATGGCTTTGATTAACCAAAGGAAAGTTGATGCTGTCTTTGGTTGGGATGCCTTCCAGAAGTTATGGAGGGCAACTATTGAAGTTGTAGAATTACCGAGAGATCTTCAAGTCTTCAGAAGTACAGGCATAGCTGTTATAGGGTTCTCAAAAAACAAAGAAACAGCCAAAGAGTTTATCGACTTTATTATATCAGAAAATGGTAAGAAAACCTATCATGAATACGGTTGGTATCATACGCTGGCTGAACTGTGATTAAACATTCAGCATCACTTTCCAAATGACTTGTGGAAGAAACTTCGATTAGTGAATGAGACTGGACACTCAAAATTCCCATCACAAAAAAGGCTCGATAGTCTGGTTCTGCTAATTGCTAGAAAAACAAAGCTTCAAAAACCTGAGCGGTCAATAAGATATGTAAACGGAAGAATTGCCCATATATACGCGCGCGTGGAGCATGCATATATTCAATGTGTTGAAACCTGGAGAGCCATACACGCATGGCGGAACAGTGATTTTCAAGTGTCGAAGGATTAAGAAGGGAGAGTGTCGAGAATTAAGATTTCGATAGTATTGGGCACTCGGCCTGAGATTATCAAATTGTCTCCGGTTATTCGTGAGTGTAAGCG belongs to Candidatus Bathyarchaeota archaeon and includes:
- a CDS encoding magnesium transporter, translated to MPNKRYPPNTAGSRIITAFPQVRIGEKIRDVEKMLLDKANKFDTIDYVYVVDDSSVLKGVVSIKEVHASEKDVSVKEIMKKKLVVIHPLMHQERIVYLALSNKIKAIPVVDREKRLLGIVPYDTILQIFNEEVREDFFKFGGIFHKVGKEYTTIKSSALTMVKTRLPWIIIGVLGGTITASIITSFEHVLNTLLALAAFAPVLAYLSDAVGTQSETLAVRSIALDPKLSLKSYFIREFAVALSLALACGLLLSTIAFVGWQNSTLGLIVGLSMFLSIISAVLISTGFPFLFKKANLDPAVGSGPFATMISDAATVTIYFTVASILLASFGLM
- a CDS encoding substrate-binding domain-containing protein, coding for MSYKKTLHVYSSGAVAPPVKKCAKEFTAKFGTNFEFTVGKAENLISEISELKRGDILTCGAEFILDEAQERGLILRHTRRSVGYRRSAILVPMGNPKKMKSISDLAREGVRVGISVSGCLLGVWDDISSKAGLTDRIRRNVTDFADGCGAVMALINQRKVDAVFGWDAFQKLWRATIEVVELPRDLQVFRSTGIAVIGFSKNKETAKEFIDFIISENGKKTYHEYGWYHTLAEL